The following coding sequences lie in one Rutidosis leptorrhynchoides isolate AG116_Rl617_1_P2 chromosome 4, CSIRO_AGI_Rlap_v1, whole genome shotgun sequence genomic window:
- the LOC139842453 gene encoding protein ALP1-like — MTGSNNDINVLKQSPVFDKLKNGTTPPAPFEVNGNHYTKGYYLADGIYPDWATLIKGYAAPTDDPRIKFTRFQASVRKDVERAFGVLQGRFHILRLAAHTMSVNKMRRVIDCCIILHNMVLEDQGFALSDWEEDFITEPIENRPERIPNRGRDQDVIIREIRDRTVHDQLTDDLVEHIWNLTPTFRTTN; from the coding sequence ATGACGGGTTCCAACAATGATATTAATGTTCTGAAACAATCACCGGTTTTTGATAAACTAAAGAACGGAACAACTCCACCTGCACCGTTTGAGGTAAATGGTAATCATTACACAAAAGGCTATTACCTCGCTGATGGTATATATCCTGACTGGGCTACCCTAATCAAAGGTTATGCGGCGCCGACAGATGACCCAAGGATTAAGTTTACGCGGTTTCAAGCTAGTGTCCGAAAGGATGTTGAGAGGGCATTTGGGGTTCTTCAAGGTCGATTTCATATTTTAAGGTTAGCGGCACACACTATGTCGGTGAACAAAATGCGAAGAGTTATAGATTGTTGTATCATATTACATAATATGGTTTTAGAAGATCAAGGATTTGCGTTAAGTGATTGGGAGGAAGATTTCATTACCGAACCGATAGAGAATCGTCCAGAGCGTATACCGAATAGGGGACGAGATCAAGACGTTATCATCCGAGAGATTAGAGATAGGACGGTGCACGATCAACTAACCGATGATCTTGTTGAGCATATTTGGAACCTTACGCCCACATTTCGCACTACGAACTAA
- the LOC139844788 gene encoding uncharacterized protein, which yields MAKRSKRRQAKQKKDETGCMSGLISMFDFRHGRSATRNLLTDRRIVNNNTVASEYIKVDSLTSSEDRHVCIEDITECEKPILDNVKTSVMKLMEEEMVGEQDSTKHTNGDEAPKTAKKSSDDHVTSISQHVSSQKTSHFSDTESLMKEILLIYQRKIDHDHDHDVDEDQNHTFSIVEEKLTAAVEAFVNEKSDDEHSKDFIETVQILSSNKELFMKLLLDQASEYPNEDHKSRSKSKSKSNPLEKETDDPKPYTPVTRKHKNFFRRKSKSEGNIPLSRIVILKPNSPNNNIFKMEENDVHNEKTSSHFSFMEIKKRLKNAMGKEQPKRGVNEKKVDEGSNGWSSPNRDHFYTERFAKRIERGSKLKDSEIKQSENEENGNSSHHISNIYIEAKKHLSEMLSGGDDDDDDDMIMENLPKTLGKILSYPQYESQPCVTSDDVQENYHAISETQPCVASDDVKEIPKVPDECRGASSSSMAENTSPEGIIEVETPENQEEMEVSEVCNQPCSSPESRDDAAIINVSNEERSPPTCFKTDILEENEFSSPMGSAIVNKIEDELESDKTGRPSPVSVLDPLFSDNEISPASTTSRCVEYAIQPLRIQFEDQDIRSRNCMENEESAFEYVEAMLLASDLNWDEFENRWLSSVQIIDSSLFDELQIFSSQPSYDQRLLFDSTNEILKELCDCYIELFLRLSFTKHKIQPVPKGVDLINEVWERIEQCLKSNYPLSLDHLVKKDLEISRTWMDLRFDSSELLFEIDESIFEDMIDDILLSLLIECVDYER from the exons ATGGCAAAGAGATCAAAAAGACGCCAAGCGAAACAAAAGAAAGATGAAACAGGTTGTATGTCGGGTTTGATTAGCATGTTTGACTTCCGCCATGGTCGAAGTGCCACTAGAAATCTTCTTACAGATAGAAGGATCGTAAATAATAATACTGTTG CGTCCGAATATATAAAAGTGGATTCTCTCACAAGTTCAGAAGATAGGCATGTCTGTATTGAG GACATTACAGAATGTGAGAAGCCTATTCTTGATAATGTTAAGACAAGTGTGATGAAACTTATGGAAGAAGAAATGGTCGGTGAACAAGATTCGACTAAACATACAAACGGTGACGAGGCCCCAAAAACTGCAAAAAAATCTTCTGATGATCATGTAACCTCCATTAGTCAACATGTTTCTTCTCAGAAAACTTCACATTTTAGTGATACTGAATCCCTAATGAAAGAAATATTGCTGATTTATCAGAGAAAAAttgatcatgatcatgatcatgatgTTGATGAAGATCAGAATCACACTTTTTCGATTGTCGAAGAGAAACTGACTGCAGCAGTTGAAGCGTTCGTGAATGAAAAGTCAGATGACGAACATTCCAAAGATTTTATTGAGACAGTTCAAATATTAAGCTCTAATAAGGAACTGTTCATGAAACTTCTTCTAGATCAAGCTTCAGAATATCCAAATGAAGACCATAAGTcaaggtcaaagtcaaagtcaaagtcaaacccGTTAGAGAAAGAGACAGATGATCCAAAACCATACACACCCGTTACTCGTAAACACAAAAACTTCTTCAGAAGGAAAAGCAAGTCAGAAGGAAATATACCATTAAGCAGGATCGTCATTTTAAAGCCTAATTCTccgaataataatatttttaaaatggagGAGAATGACGTTCACAATGAAAAAACCTCATCCCATTTTTCATTCATGGAAATCAAAAAGCGTCTTAAAAACGCTATGGGAAAAGAGCAACCGAAACGAGGAGTCAATGAGAAAAAAGTTGACGAAGGAAGTAACGGATGGAGTTCGCCAAATAGAGATCACTTTTATACCGAAAGATTTGCTAAAAGGATAGAACGAGGTTCAAAGTTAAAAGACTCCGAAATAAAACAAAGCGAAAACGAAGAAAATGGTAATTCTAGTCATCATATATCTAACATTTACATTGAGGCCAAGAAACATTTATCAGAGATGTTAagtggtggtgatgatgatgatgatgatgatatgataatgGAGAATTTACCGAAAACTTTAGGAAAGATTCTTTCATATCCACAATATGAAAGTCAACCATGTGTGACTAGTGATGATGTTCAAGAGAATTATCACGCGATCAGCGAGACTCAACCATGTGTGGCTAGTGATGATGTTAAAGAGATACCGAAAGTTCCTGATGAATGCAGGGGAGCTTCTTCGTCTTCTATGGCGGAAAATACAAGCCCTGAAG GCATCATAGAAGTTGAGACACCGGAAAACCAAGAAGAAATGGAAGTTTCAGAGGTTTGTAATCAACCGTGTAGCTCTCCCGAAAGCCGAGATGATGCTGCGATTATCAATGTATCAAACGAAGAAAGATCTCCTCCTACATGCTTTAAAACG GATATACTTGAAGAAAACGAGTTTTCTTCACCAATGGGGTCTGCAATTGTTAACAAGATTGAAGATGAACTCGAGAGTGATAAAACTGGGAGACCTAGTCCCGTATCTGTCCTCGACCCACTATTTTCAGACAATGAAATTAGTCCTGCAAGCACAACTTCTCGATGCG TCGAATATGCAATTCAACCGCTCCGCATTCAGTTCGAAGATCAAGATATACGTTCAAGAAACTGTATGGAAAATGAAGAATCTGCATTCGAATACGTTGAAGCCATGCTGCTAGCTTCTGATCTCAACTGGGATGAATTTGAAAACAGGTGGCTTTCTTCAGTTCAAATTATCGATTCATCTTTATTCGATGAACTACAAATTTTTTCCAGTCAACCTTCGTATGACCAACGACTCCTGTTCGATTCCACTAACGAAATTCTCAAAGAGTTATGCGATTGTTACATTGAGTTATTTCTTCGGTTATCATTCACCAAACACAAAATTCAACCTGTTCCAAAAGGAGTGGATCTGATAAACGAGGTATGGGAAAGAATCGAACAATGTCTGAAAAGTAATTATCCGCTTTCTCTGGATCATCTTGTAAAGAAAGATTTGGAAATTTCAAGAACGTGGATGGACCTTCGGTTTGATTCGAGTGAGCTTCTTTTTGAGATTGATGAGTCAATCTTCGAAGATATGATAGATGATATCCTCTTGAGTTTACTCATTGAGTGTGTCGATTATGAACGTTAA